A portion of the Echeneis naucrates chromosome 5, fEcheNa1.1, whole genome shotgun sequence genome contains these proteins:
- the LOC115043694 gene encoding G0/G1 switch protein 2-like yields the protein MSLEKTANGTTASHYFCFPKVQLPEAELVEMENMQELIPFAKEMLNQRPTRGLLKIYLVGSVFAVLGTIIGVVETLCHPFSSGEPLDAEMLLMLAREQRTVEVDTQSNVGDQEEEEEEEQAHENVTMTQSVTLSKTHTISHRSMANRLHAS from the exons ATGTCACTTGAAAAAACAGCAAACGGCACCACAGCAAGTCACTATTTCTGCTTTCCAAAG GTCCAACTTCCTGAAGCAGAGCTTGTGGAAATGGAGAACATGCAGGAACTGATTCCCTTTGCCAAAGAAATGTTGAATCAGAGACCCACGCGGGGTCTGCTGAAGATTTATCTGGTGggctctgtgtttgctgttctGGGTACCATCATTGGAGTGGTTGAAACACTGTGTCACCCCTTCTCCTCTGGAGAGCCTCTGGATGCGGAGATGCTCCTCATGCTGGCCCGGGAGCAGAGAACTGTTGAGGTCGATACACAAAGCAATGTGGgagatcaggaggaggaagaggaagaggaacaagCTCATGAAAATGTTACCATGACCCAGAGCGTGACCCTCTCCAAGACTCACACAATCAGCCATCGGAGCATGGCCAACCGGCTGCACGCTTCCTGA